Proteins encoded by one window of Blastopirellula marina:
- a CDS encoding family 16 glycoside hydrolase, with protein sequence MTTLYSRVLLSLIIVFGLGSSLFAADEQFQVLFNGKDLAGWKGHDKFWSVQDGTIVGETTSENPTKGNTFLVWQGPDLGDFEFRCKVKFQGNNSGVQYRSEIVDAENYVLKGYQADLHPKPEYFGMLYGEKTGRGIIATRGEQVVIDADGKKEITGKVGDGAQLTDDEWNDLRIVVVGNRLIHQVNGVTTVDVTDNSKQVMLKGALGLQLHQGAPMKVEFRNLLLRELKGDQAQAVLTEALASGTPTEKTASTAPTDVAPQTNEAWLTSEPIARWIWAKNSPDGHKLNLRKSFEVAGDVKSARLYATCDNSMKLILNGKPVKSSDNWQTPIELNITKSLKPGKNVLAVAGENEGGVAALVLKLVVELADGTKQTIVTDESWKISDAKTNGWEQVAFDDASWTKPTIKGTLGDGPWGIPNYTSQAPQGEAKDPLNPKNILTAPGFVVDHIYTVPKEQGSWVSLTIDPKGRFYACDQGGAGLFRITVQENEQPLIEPVSVDALKSISGIQGMIWAFDSLWVHRNGGHLYRLTDTNGDDKLDTAEEIPGGTGGGEHGNHAVIVTEDERELYLDGGNHAPLGEFKNTHVASWNEDLLLPRMWDANGHARGRLAPGGWVTRLNPETKEQTVYTIGFRNQYDIDKNRFGDVFTYDADMEWDLGLPWYRPTRICHVASGADYGWRSGSGKWPAYYEDSVPPVVDIGPGSPTGVVSGTGTVFPTRYQDALFALDWTFGTIYAIHMKPHGAGYQGEAEPFTFGSPLPVTDAIVGKDGALYFTIGGRGTQSAMFRVRYIGNESLDAPSEVDPVAAEARMKRRHLEAFHGTKAPAAVEFAWPLLASEDRFLRNAARAAIESQPVDTWAASVFAEQDPQAHITAAVALARTGDQSHRAPQIASLVKMDAKSLDKGQLLGLLRAYALTFIRLGAPTEAERKQVIAQIDPLLPSKDADINTELIRVLTYLRADSVVAKTMALIEQRSTPEIPNWSTLATRNARYGGTVNALLSNHPPTRELGYAFILRNMRNGWTLDQRKAYFTFLNEAAKASGGASFPGYLTRIRDEALGNCTDSERKALESITGEDFNPVPDFAIAKIEGPGKVYTLDSAMAAVRGKPNFERGRSLFFSATCGKCHRLGTLGGSIGPDLTSIPHKFDERYVVEAIVEPSKHISDQYGSSIVQLDSGRVVTGLLVENDDEVTIYPNEPNAEPVKVSRDEIEEVQPSPVSQMPKDLLNPLSPEEVRDLVNYLMASGNPKDKRYNKGK encoded by the coding sequence ATGACGACACTGTACTCCCGCGTTTTGCTTTCATTGATCATCGTCTTTGGCCTGGGCAGTTCCCTGTTTGCCGCAGACGAGCAGTTCCAGGTTTTGTTCAACGGCAAAGACCTTGCCGGTTGGAAGGGACACGACAAATTCTGGTCGGTCCAAGATGGAACCATCGTCGGGGAAACGACCTCGGAAAATCCCACCAAGGGGAATACGTTTCTCGTGTGGCAAGGCCCTGACCTTGGCGACTTCGAGTTTCGCTGCAAAGTGAAGTTCCAGGGGAACAACTCCGGTGTGCAGTATCGCAGCGAAATCGTCGACGCCGAAAACTATGTCCTCAAAGGCTATCAGGCCGACCTCCATCCCAAGCCTGAATACTTCGGCATGCTCTACGGCGAAAAGACTGGCCGGGGGATTATCGCGACCCGCGGAGAGCAAGTGGTGATCGATGCCGATGGTAAAAAGGAAATCACCGGTAAGGTCGGTGACGGTGCACAACTAACCGACGACGAATGGAACGACTTACGCATCGTTGTTGTTGGCAATCGTCTCATCCATCAGGTCAACGGCGTCACGACCGTTGACGTGACCGACAACAGCAAGCAAGTCATGCTCAAGGGTGCTCTCGGGCTGCAGCTTCACCAGGGCGCTCCGATGAAGGTCGAATTCCGAAATCTGCTTCTTCGCGAGCTAAAGGGAGACCAGGCTCAGGCCGTTCTTACAGAAGCGCTCGCGTCAGGCACACCGACCGAGAAGACCGCTTCCACCGCACCCACCGATGTGGCTCCTCAGACGAACGAAGCTTGGCTCACCAGTGAGCCGATCGCCAGGTGGATTTGGGCGAAGAACTCCCCAGACGGACACAAGCTCAACCTGCGCAAATCGTTTGAAGTGGCAGGCGACGTCAAATCGGCACGACTGTATGCCACCTGTGATAACAGCATGAAGCTGATCCTCAATGGCAAGCCTGTAAAAAGCAGCGACAACTGGCAAACACCCATCGAACTGAACATTACGAAATCACTTAAGCCCGGCAAGAACGTTCTGGCAGTCGCCGGAGAGAACGAAGGGGGCGTCGCCGCACTCGTTCTGAAGCTCGTCGTCGAGCTTGCCGATGGCACCAAGCAAACCATTGTTACCGACGAAAGTTGGAAGATCAGCGACGCAAAGACCAACGGTTGGGAACAGGTCGCATTCGACGATGCCAGCTGGACCAAGCCCACCATCAAAGGAACTCTGGGGGATGGCCCATGGGGTATCCCGAACTACACTTCCCAGGCACCCCAAGGGGAAGCCAAGGATCCGCTCAATCCGAAGAACATTCTGACCGCCCCAGGCTTCGTGGTTGATCACATCTACACCGTTCCTAAAGAACAAGGTAGCTGGGTTTCACTGACCATTGACCCGAAAGGCCGTTTCTACGCATGCGACCAAGGTGGAGCAGGCCTCTTCCGAATCACTGTTCAAGAGAACGAGCAGCCACTGATCGAGCCTGTCTCGGTCGACGCCCTCAAGTCGATTTCGGGCATTCAAGGAATGATCTGGGCGTTCGATAGCCTGTGGGTCCATCGTAACGGTGGTCACCTGTATCGTTTGACCGACACCAACGGCGACGACAAGCTCGACACGGCAGAAGAAATCCCTGGCGGAACCGGCGGTGGCGAACACGGCAACCATGCGGTGATCGTGACCGAGGATGAACGTGAACTTTATCTCGATGGCGGCAACCATGCCCCGCTCGGCGAATTCAAGAATACGCACGTGGCAAGCTGGAATGAAGACCTGCTGCTGCCACGGATGTGGGATGCCAACGGGCATGCTCGCGGCCGACTCGCCCCTGGCGGATGGGTGACACGCCTGAATCCTGAAACCAAAGAACAGACGGTCTACACGATCGGCTTCCGCAATCAGTACGACATCGATAAGAATCGCTTCGGCGATGTCTTCACCTACGATGCCGACATGGAATGGGACTTGGGCCTGCCATGGTATCGTCCGACCCGAATCTGCCATGTGGCCAGTGGTGCCGACTACGGGTGGCGAAGCGGTTCCGGCAAGTGGCCTGCCTACTACGAAGATAGCGTTCCGCCAGTAGTGGATATCGGTCCTGGCTCGCCGACCGGCGTTGTTTCCGGTACGGGAACCGTCTTCCCGACTCGCTACCAGGATGCCTTGTTCGCACTCGACTGGACCTTCGGCACGATTTATGCGATTCACATGAAACCGCACGGTGCCGGCTATCAAGGCGAGGCCGAGCCATTCACTTTTGGCTCACCATTGCCAGTGACTGACGCAATTGTGGGCAAAGATGGTGCGTTGTACTTCACCATCGGTGGTCGCGGTACTCAGTCGGCCATGTTCCGTGTTCGCTATATCGGCAACGAGTCGCTCGATGCTCCGAGCGAAGTCGATCCGGTCGCCGCCGAAGCTCGCATGAAGCGACGACACCTGGAAGCATTCCACGGCACGAAAGCTCCTGCAGCGGTCGAGTTTGCCTGGCCGCTTCTCGCCAGCGAAGATCGTTTCCTGCGAAACGCAGCACGCGCCGCGATCGAAAGCCAACCTGTCGACACGTGGGCCGCTTCAGTGTTTGCCGAACAAGATCCGCAGGCTCACATTACTGCCGCTGTTGCATTGGCACGCACGGGTGACCAGTCGCATCGTGCACCTCAAATCGCAAGTCTCGTGAAAATGGATGCCAAGTCGCTCGACAAGGGTCAGCTGCTTGGTCTGCTGCGTGCCTATGCACTGACCTTCATTCGATTGGGAGCTCCGACCGAAGCAGAGCGAAAACAGGTAATTGCCCAGATCGATCCTCTGCTTCCCAGTAAAGATGCTGACATCAACACCGAGCTGATTCGCGTGCTCACCTATCTGCGTGCCGACAGTGTCGTTGCCAAGACCATGGCGTTGATCGAGCAGCGTTCGACTCCGGAGATTCCGAACTGGTCGACTCTGGCTACTCGCAATGCCCGGTACGGTGGAACGGTGAACGCACTGCTCAGCAACCATCCGCCAACTCGCGAACTTGGTTATGCATTCATCCTGCGAAACATGCGCAACGGTTGGACGCTCGATCAGCGTAAAGCTTACTTCACCTTCCTGAACGAAGCCGCCAAGGCCTCGGGGGGTGCCAGCTTCCCAGGCTACCTCACTCGCATTCGTGACGAAGCACTCGGCAACTGCACCGACTCCGAACGCAAAGCGTTGGAATCGATCACTGGCGAAGACTTCAACCCAGTGCCAGACTTCGCGATCGCCAAGATCGAAGGCCCCGGCAAAGTGTACACGCTCGATTCGGCCATGGCTGCCGTTCGTGGCAAGCCGAACTTCGAACGTGGCCGTTCCCTCTTCTTCAGTGCCACGTGCGGAAAGTGCCATCGCCTGGGAACGCTCGGTGGTAGCATCGGCCCCGACCTGACCAGCATTCCGCATAAGTTTGATGAGCGATACGTCGTCGAAGCAATCGTTGAACCAAGCAAGCACATCTCCGATCAGTACGGATCGTCGATCGTGCAGTTGGACAGTGGGCGCGTGGTGACAGGCCTGCTGGTCGAAAACGACGACGAAGTGACGATCTACCCGAATGAGCCCAATGCCGAACCGGTGAAGGTCTCGCGAGACGAGATCGAAGAAGTTCAACCTTCGCCGGTATCGCAAATGCCCAAGGACTTGCTCAACCCACTCAGCCCGGAAGAAGTTCGCGATCTGGTGAACTACCTGATGGCATCGGGCAATCCGAAGGACAAACGCTACAACAAGGGCAAGTAG
- a CDS encoding sigma-70 family RNA polymerase sigma factor gives MADFDEKTDCAPPSPSGRDEEFVQLFTLNQHRIYIYLVSLVHDQNAADDIFQETMLVLWREFERFEPGTNFMAWSCTVALNQVRAWRKKQQRDRLQFSDEFLEALSQELDSSTDYLQRRYEMLRNCIAKLPQHHRQLIAYRYSSGHAINEIAEQTQRSIDAVYRLLSRIRRTLQDCVTDQLVIEDA, from the coding sequence ATGGCTGATTTTGACGAAAAAACTGATTGCGCACCCCCCAGTCCTTCCGGGCGGGACGAAGAGTTCGTGCAGCTATTCACGCTGAATCAGCACCGGATCTACATCTACCTGGTCAGCCTGGTCCACGATCAGAACGCGGCAGACGACATCTTCCAAGAGACAATGCTAGTACTGTGGCGCGAGTTCGAGCGGTTTGAGCCAGGGACTAACTTTATGGCCTGGTCGTGCACGGTAGCCCTGAACCAGGTCCGCGCATGGCGCAAGAAACAACAGCGTGACCGACTTCAGTTCTCCGACGAGTTTCTCGAAGCATTGAGCCAGGAACTCGATTCCAGCACCGACTACCTGCAGCGCCGCTACGAAATGCTGCGAAATTGTATCGCCAAGCTTCCACAGCATCATCGTCAGCTAATCGCCTACCGCTATTCGTCAGGGCATGCGATTAACGAAATCGCAGAACAGACCCAACGTAGTATCGACGCCGTTTATCGTTTGCTCAGTCGTATTCGGCGAACTCTGCAAGACTGTGTGACCGACCAACTCGTCATCGAGGACGCGTGA
- a CDS encoding SWIM zinc finger family protein, translated as MISIDEDFIAAAAPNAAAAKNGRGLVLKNKFIALHHSDDNSLLFGECQGSGKTPYLCSADFTNPESVTYRCSCPSRQFPCKHSLGLLYAYVEGKSFTPGEVPEALQEKREKAAARAEKKKEDATKPRKVNKSALAKKIKAQLDGLDLLEKLTFDLVRLGIGNMNAKSAREIEKQAKQLGNAYLPGAQSALHDYTKLFFDEDEVKTTASQEAAYSEALDQLGRLHSLVKQGRSYLHTRLDDPELAPETESSIAAWLGHAWQLRELKDAGLVQTKVELVQLAFNSYDDVARREWVDTGTWMNLSTGAIQLTQNYRPYSAAKHIKAEDSCFKIVQVSELCVYPGDVNPRIRWEGMIMRALEEKDFQKICSFAHDSFADVIKQVKNQLKAPLADKLPVYALNFDRIGRVGNDLVVQDTQGQRLVLTEKGLAEEPSTCNLLPLLPSSHLAKQTLIARFRHDLDTRKLQVKPLSIVTSTSIDRLTY; from the coding sequence ATGATATCGATCGATGAGGATTTCATCGCGGCAGCAGCTCCCAATGCAGCAGCAGCCAAGAATGGACGCGGACTCGTACTGAAAAACAAGTTTATTGCCCTGCACCACTCCGACGACAACTCGCTGTTGTTCGGCGAGTGTCAGGGAAGCGGCAAGACGCCCTATCTTTGCTCAGCCGACTTTACCAATCCCGAGTCGGTCACCTATCGCTGCAGTTGCCCCAGTCGGCAGTTTCCCTGCAAGCATTCACTGGGACTCCTGTACGCCTACGTTGAAGGCAAATCGTTTACGCCTGGCGAAGTCCCTGAGGCGTTACAAGAGAAACGAGAAAAAGCCGCGGCGAGGGCCGAGAAGAAAAAGGAAGATGCCACTAAGCCACGGAAGGTGAACAAGTCGGCCTTGGCCAAGAAGATCAAAGCCCAGCTCGATGGGCTCGATCTTTTGGAAAAGCTGACTTTCGACCTGGTACGACTAGGTATCGGCAACATGAACGCCAAGTCTGCCAGGGAAATCGAGAAGCAGGCCAAGCAATTAGGCAACGCCTACCTGCCTGGTGCCCAGTCGGCACTGCACGATTACACGAAACTCTTCTTCGATGAGGATGAAGTCAAAACCACTGCAAGCCAGGAAGCCGCCTATAGCGAAGCGCTCGACCAGTTAGGCCGGCTACATTCGCTGGTCAAACAAGGTCGCTCGTATCTTCACACCCGCCTGGACGATCCCGAACTGGCTCCGGAAACAGAAAGTTCGATTGCGGCCTGGCTCGGTCACGCCTGGCAGCTTCGCGAACTGAAAGACGCAGGCCTGGTGCAAACCAAAGTGGAACTCGTTCAGCTGGCATTCAACAGCTACGACGACGTGGCTCGCCGTGAATGGGTCGATACCGGAACCTGGATGAATCTGAGCACTGGGGCCATTCAGCTTACCCAGAACTACCGCCCTTACTCTGCGGCGAAGCATATCAAAGCGGAGGATAGTTGCTTCAAAATCGTCCAGGTAAGCGAACTGTGCGTCTACCCTGGAGACGTGAATCCACGCATTCGCTGGGAAGGGATGATCATGCGTGCGCTGGAAGAAAAGGACTTCCAGAAAATCTGCAGCTTCGCCCATGACAGCTTTGCCGACGTCATCAAACAGGTAAAGAATCAGCTCAAGGCACCGCTGGCCGATAAGCTGCCTGTGTATGCGTTGAATTTTGATCGCATTGGCCGAGTAGGGAACGATTTGGTCGTGCAAGATACCCAGGGTCAGCGTCTGGTTCTGACCGAAAAGGGTCTCGCCGAAGAGCCGAGTACCTGTAATCTTCTGCCACTGTTGCCGTCGTCGCACCTGGCCAAACAAACGCTGATAGCACGATTTCGTCATGACCTCGACACGCGTAAGCTGCAGGTCAAGCCGTTGTCGATCGTCACTTCTACTTCGATCGACCGCCTTACGTATTAA
- a CDS encoding HEAT repeat domain-containing protein translates to MSIAVLAQVYDEVRRLSIAGSSVAPGDFRLKKLITPLEKSGEKAPVFKKVAESVSKVVESNEATSAEALLDLSTLVNAILYTQGEVGTEGELEPVEQIGAGLLPKRTPASLMKSVATALTTSGSGRLELLQESLSQDPFPDPRLLGPAIDALDGSYHEVGDLVERTILPQYGKAIVPIVLEKFDRKGGAGDARRLSLLHQVDPDGTESIIHEVLEDGSSEVKIVAISKLRDPKNVPFLIEQSKAKAAKVRDAAFSALAGIESSDAAKYLIERIREKGHLRAVREGLKSRHPDAVTVLLDETRKAWQTLLDTKEADKKAHEAAHTRLVTLLEALEKRTDKETEKLLLELFPQRAAITKAEGKNGTKTCSDHVLARMSECSNKTRELLIAEHATYEDYELAIAAEATLKQGTPAQFYEVFHIYLVNAKTAKSKKREAQSKAEAISQVICNQVQSIYHYWYNLNNSEREQEAIRNREKMDPRWLDLATKHGYMEIVYVLARPGHKECHKALESELKSRLKKKTVAYHLMDVMLAIVRSEHPDSADLIIETIRDTSKRGTAYFGYALARFIPALDKSALPKLEALLGELPENEADHYVEAVAELKNRR, encoded by the coding sequence ATGAGTATCGCGGTTCTCGCCCAGGTTTACGACGAAGTGCGTCGTCTTTCGATTGCCGGCAGCAGCGTCGCCCCAGGCGACTTTCGCCTGAAGAAACTGATTACTCCGCTGGAAAAGTCCGGGGAAAAAGCACCGGTCTTCAAGAAGGTTGCTGAATCGGTCAGCAAGGTCGTCGAGAGCAACGAAGCCACTTCCGCTGAAGCTTTGCTCGATTTAAGCACGCTCGTCAATGCGATTCTATATACGCAAGGCGAAGTCGGAACCGAGGGGGAACTGGAACCCGTCGAGCAAATCGGCGCAGGCCTGCTACCCAAACGGACTCCGGCCAGTCTGATGAAATCCGTTGCCACGGCATTGACCACCTCCGGCTCGGGGCGTCTGGAACTGTTGCAAGAATCGCTTTCCCAAGATCCATTCCCCGATCCGCGGCTCCTTGGGCCAGCTATCGATGCACTCGATGGTTCGTACCATGAAGTAGGCGATTTGGTCGAGCGGACCATCCTGCCGCAGTATGGCAAGGCGATTGTTCCCATCGTACTCGAGAAGTTCGACCGCAAAGGGGGTGCAGGCGATGCCCGTCGACTTTCGCTCCTGCATCAGGTCGATCCCGATGGCACCGAATCGATCATCCATGAAGTGCTTGAAGATGGATCGAGCGAAGTAAAGATCGTGGCGATCTCGAAGCTACGAGATCCCAAGAACGTCCCCTTTCTGATCGAACAGTCGAAGGCCAAGGCCGCCAAGGTACGCGACGCGGCGTTCTCGGCACTTGCCGGAATTGAAAGCAGCGACGCGGCGAAATACCTCATCGAGCGAATACGAGAGAAAGGACACTTGCGGGCAGTTCGCGAGGGGCTTAAAAGCCGACACCCGGACGCCGTGACGGTACTGTTGGACGAAACACGTAAAGCGTGGCAAACACTGCTCGATACCAAAGAGGCTGACAAGAAGGCACACGAGGCCGCTCACACGCGCCTTGTTACACTCTTGGAAGCTTTAGAGAAACGTACCGACAAAGAAACCGAAAAGCTTCTTCTGGAACTGTTCCCTCAGCGTGCGGCCATAACCAAGGCCGAGGGTAAAAACGGCACCAAAACCTGCTCCGACCACGTCCTGGCCCGCATGTCCGAATGCAGTAACAAGACGCGCGAGTTGCTCATCGCCGAACACGCAACCTACGAGGATTATGAACTAGCCATTGCTGCCGAAGCAACATTAAAGCAAGGGACTCCGGCTCAGTTCTACGAAGTCTTCCACATCTACCTTGTGAACGCCAAGACGGCGAAATCAAAGAAGCGGGAAGCCCAGTCCAAGGCCGAAGCCATCAGTCAGGTCATTTGTAATCAGGTTCAGTCCATCTACCACTACTGGTACAACCTCAATAACAGTGAACGAGAACAAGAAGCTATTCGCAATCGCGAAAAAATGGACCCGCGTTGGCTCGACCTGGCCACAAAGCACGGATACATGGAGATCGTCTACGTGCTGGCGCGACCGGGGCACAAGGAATGCCACAAGGCACTTGAGTCTGAACTGAAAAGCAGACTGAAAAAGAAAACGGTCGCTTACCATCTGATGGACGTCATGCTGGCCATCGTCCGCTCGGAGCATCCCGATTCAGCGGACCTGATCATTGAAACGATCCGCGACACAAGCAAGCGTGGCACGGCATATTTTGGATATGCCTTGGCGCGGTTCATTCCTGCCCTCGACAAAAGTGCTTTGCCTAAGCTCGAAGCTCTGCTCGGTGAACTTCCCGAGAACGAAGCGGATCACTACGTCGAGGCGGTGGCCGAATTGAAAAACCGACGCTGA
- a CDS encoding ATP-binding protein — MAKKSTSSAANSSEGAGDLRAPAEQMFAEEIEALIKEDKHDKPPGWKMSARAVHTYICGGKAGKLDITPKYIGHNRLVEIAIATLVTDRALLLIGEPGTAKSWLSEHLAAAINGDSTKVVQGTAGTTEEQVRYTWNYAMLIAHGPSKEALIKSPIFRAMESGSLARFEEITRCASEVQDAMISLLSEKRLSVPELAVEVPAQKGFSVIATANTRDRGVNDMSAALKRRFNIIVLPTPSSIETEIEIVGKRVQELATNLALKSELPAADAIEQVVTIFRELRSGQTLDGKNKLKSPSGVLSTAEAISVLANSMALSASFGNGSVSADDIAAGLQGAVVKDEEKDRIAWQEYLSNVLKKRGTQWRPLYTACSEHNT; from the coding sequence ATGGCGAAGAAGTCGACTTCCTCCGCCGCGAATAGTTCAGAAGGCGCTGGCGATCTGCGTGCCCCAGCCGAACAAATGTTCGCCGAAGAGATCGAGGCCCTGATCAAGGAAGACAAGCACGACAAACCGCCCGGCTGGAAGATGTCGGCCAGGGCCGTGCATACCTATATTTGCGGCGGCAAGGCAGGCAAACTCGACATCACCCCCAAGTACATCGGGCATAACCGCCTGGTCGAGATCGCCATCGCCACGCTCGTAACCGACCGAGCTCTGCTGTTGATTGGCGAGCCAGGTACAGCCAAGAGCTGGCTCTCAGAGCACTTGGCCGCGGCGATTAACGGTGATTCAACGAAAGTTGTCCAAGGGACCGCCGGCACGACGGAAGAACAGGTTCGCTACACCTGGAATTACGCGATGCTCATCGCCCATGGCCCCAGCAAGGAAGCATTGATCAAAAGCCCCATCTTTCGCGCGATGGAAAGTGGCAGCCTGGCCCGGTTCGAAGAGATCACGCGGTGTGCCTCCGAAGTGCAAGATGCAATGATTTCGCTGCTATCCGAAAAGCGGCTTTCCGTCCCGGAACTGGCAGTCGAAGTCCCAGCTCAAAAGGGATTCTCCGTCATTGCCACGGCCAACACGCGTGATCGCGGCGTAAACGACATGTCGGCTGCTCTCAAGCGGCGGTTCAACATCATCGTCCTACCCACACCAAGTTCGATCGAAACCGAGATTGAGATCGTGGGCAAACGTGTGCAGGAATTGGCAACGAACCTGGCCCTCAAGTCCGAGCTACCGGCAGCCGATGCCATTGAGCAAGTCGTTACGATCTTCCGCGAACTGCGCAGCGGACAAACCCTTGATGGCAAAAACAAGCTGAAATCCCCGTCCGGCGTTCTTTCCACGGCAGAAGCGATTTCGGTGCTCGCTAATAGCATGGCCCTTTCGGCCAGCTTTGGTAATGGTAGCGTTTCCGCGGATGATATCGCCGCGGGCCTGCAAGGTGCCGTGGTGAAAGACGAAGAAAAGGATCGCATCGCCTGGCAAGAGTACCTATCGAACGTGCTAAAGAAGCGGGGCACCCAATGGCGACCACTTTACACCGCCTGCTCGGAGCATAACACGTGA
- a CDS encoding DUF5682 family protein codes for MSWQIPVFGVRHLSPMGAWQLRAYLDEIRPEVILVEGIDDATPLVGDMTRKTTRPPIAILAYTDTLPVRTIVTPFARYSPEYQAILWAAENKVDAQFFDLPSECFLGLIDAEYERREKQRREALEATESETGEAESSAPDEVAAPIEQPKLSLYQQVANQAGETDFETYWERHFEHNLARGSYRGSSYEFGAAVRDLEEDRPHWRAENLVREAYMRRRIQQTIDAGTPPEKIVAVVGAFHAPVLRGDLPAMTDEELASLRRRSSKLTLMPYSYFKLSSQSGYGAGNRAPAYFELLWRSLNEGNVRSLSHRYLSQVAINLRKAGTHRSTAEVIEGVRLAETLSALNGGQAPTLADLRDAAITLLGHGELTTVKEALVRVDVGTEIGELPEGVSQTSIQADFERELKRLKLAKYKTAVEQTLDLDLRENRQVSSEEAAFLDLNRSSLFHRLRMLGVPFAAWTHTRQESTTWAERWVIQWSPESEIALVEAVLEGETILLATAFRFNTLLEKSRTIADAAKLVNDACQCGMMEAMDQARQRLQELSSGTSDFVAIAQAAFELAQVVRYGSVRRFDPEPLIPLIEELFVEASLALYSAANCDDSAASTLLEAIDQVNRVGLEFAERVEENLWTDRLQQLADSDDRNPLLSGYACALLLERGLIPNEALSREVSRRLSPGVPADLGAGWFEGLAQRNRYALLARQTLWEQLAEYVASLEDDQFKRALVFLRRAFTQFVPRERRQICENLAEHWGLNQDETAELLEAPLSEEEEEKLSDLNEFDFDDF; via the coding sequence GTGAGCTGGCAGATCCCCGTTTTTGGCGTGCGTCACCTTTCACCGATGGGAGCATGGCAACTGCGCGCCTACCTCGACGAGATACGCCCCGAGGTGATTCTTGTCGAAGGGATCGACGACGCCACGCCGCTGGTCGGGGATATGACCCGCAAGACGACGCGTCCCCCGATCGCGATTCTGGCCTACACTGACACGCTACCCGTTCGTACGATCGTTACTCCCTTTGCCCGCTATAGCCCCGAGTACCAGGCCATCCTCTGGGCAGCCGAGAACAAGGTCGATGCCCAGTTCTTCGATCTTCCTTCGGAGTGTTTCCTCGGCTTGATCGATGCTGAATACGAACGTCGCGAGAAGCAGCGTCGGGAAGCATTGGAAGCAACCGAGAGCGAAACAGGTGAGGCCGAGTCTTCTGCCCCCGACGAAGTTGCCGCCCCGATAGAGCAGCCCAAACTGTCCCTTTACCAGCAAGTAGCCAACCAAGCTGGTGAAACCGATTTCGAGACTTACTGGGAACGCCATTTCGAACATAACTTGGCTCGGGGAAGCTACCGTGGTTCGTCATACGAGTTTGGCGCTGCCGTGCGCGACCTGGAGGAAGACCGTCCCCATTGGCGGGCAGAGAACCTCGTACGCGAAGCCTACATGCGGCGGCGCATCCAGCAGACCATTGATGCAGGCACACCTCCGGAAAAGATCGTCGCCGTTGTCGGTGCGTTCCATGCCCCCGTACTGCGTGGCGATCTTCCCGCGATGACCGACGAAGAACTGGCTTCGTTGCGTCGACGGTCGAGCAAACTGACATTGATGCCCTACTCGTATTTCAAGCTCTCCTCGCAGTCAGGCTACGGTGCTGGCAATCGGGCTCCGGCCTATTTCGAGTTGCTCTGGCGGTCGCTCAACGAAGGAAACGTCCGAAGTCTTTCCCATCGTTATCTTTCCCAGGTTGCGATCAACTTGCGAAAAGCGGGCACACATCGCTCGACGGCCGAGGTGATTGAAGGGGTTCGCCTGGCCGAGACTCTCTCGGCACTCAACGGAGGCCAAGCCCCTACCCTTGCCGATTTGCGTGACGCAGCGATTACTCTGCTAGGCCACGGCGAATTGACGACCGTGAAAGAAGCATTGGTCCGGGTCGATGTTGGAACCGAGATAGGCGAACTTCCGGAGGGGGTCAGTCAGACATCGATCCAGGCCGATTTCGAGCGAGAACTGAAGCGGCTCAAGCTTGCCAAATACAAGACGGCGGTCGAGCAAACCTTAGATCTCGATCTTCGTGAGAACCGGCAAGTCTCCAGCGAGGAAGCAGCTTTCCTTGATCTCAACCGCTCGTCCCTGTTTCATCGCCTGCGGATGCTTGGCGTTCCTTTCGCTGCTTGGACGCATACCCGACAAGAGTCAACAACATGGGCCGAACGCTGGGTCATCCAGTGGTCGCCTGAGAGCGAGATCGCCCTAGTTGAAGCTGTACTGGAAGGAGAAACCATCCTCCTGGCAACCGCCTTCCGGTTCAACACGCTGCTGGAGAAAAGCCGCACCATCGCTGACGCGGCGAAGCTGGTGAACGATGCTTGCCAGTGCGGCATGATGGAAGCCATGGATCAGGCTCGTCAGCGGCTGCAGGAACTTTCATCCGGGACTTCCGACTTTGTCGCCATCGCGCAAGCGGCCTTTGAATTGGCTCAGGTAGTACGCTATGGCAGCGTCCGCCGCTTTGATCCAGAGCCGCTCATTCCCTTGATCGAAGAACTGTTCGTCGAAGCGTCGTTGGCACTTTATTCAGCCGCAAACTGCGACGATAGTGCGGCATCGACTTTGCTAGAGGCAATCGACCAGGTAAACCGTGTTGGCTTGGAATTCGCCGAGCGGGTCGAGGAGAATCTTTGGACGGACCGTTTGCAACAGCTCGCGGACTCCGACGATCGCAATCCGCTATTGTCAGGCTATGCATGTGCATTGCTCTTGGAACGCGGCCTGATTCCCAACGAAGCTCTGTCGCGTGAAGTCTCACGGCGGTTATCCCCAGGCGTTCCGGCCGATCTTGGAGCCGGCTGGTTTGAGGGACTTGCCCAGCGGAATCGCTACGCCTTACTGGCTAGGCAGACGTTATGGGAACAGTTGGCTGAATATGTGGCATCCCTGGAAGACGACCAATTCAAACGAGCACTCGTCTTCTTGCGACGTGCGTTTACGCAGTTCGTTCCCCGCGAACGACGCCAAATCTGCGAAAACCTGGCAGAACATTGGGGGCTTAATCAGGACGAGACCGCTGAACTGCTCGAAGCTCCGCTGAGCGAAGAGGAAGAAGAAAAGCTATCGGACCTGAACGAATTCGATTTCGACGACTTTTAG